One genomic segment of Ipomoea triloba cultivar NCNSP0323 chromosome 9, ASM357664v1 includes these proteins:
- the LOC116029193 gene encoding putative cyclin-D7-1: protein MESLLCDEVLWVMSPAAGEDNRGRYGEADGGVVEKYKKEDYEEAFGILVEKEARYMPEPGYANHLKLNRFIGNARSKAVHWLIMSRRRLNLSFESVFDAVNYLDRFISLKKCQEWKCWMFDLLSVACLSVATKFNETDPPPLHEIQMEGVENLLVSDLIQRMELTLLEALGWRLSSTTPYSYLHLLTASFRFQQTLPEPEVEELRSHITDMLLGSLLDPKFLEFRPCVLAQTALKYSLEEFLPRETNTCCFNHFTALIPQDHKNDLEKCEIMMDKGVIQNVRTCGRLYCPSSPVTVLTTKQCDCSLLLINNVQQTLKIDLGSSSIKKRKRDPEDNSDV, encoded by the exons ATGGAGAGTTTGCTGTGCGATGAAGTACTGTGGGTTATGAGTCCCGCCGCCGGTGAAGATAACCGCGGCCGTTACGGTGAGGCAGACGGCGGCGTTGTGGAAAAGTATAAGAAAGAGGACTACGAAGAGGCTTTTGGGATTCTTGTGGAGAAGGAAGCTAGATACATGCCTGAACCGGGCTACGCAAACCACCTCAAACTGAACCGCTTCATTGGTAACGCTAGGTCTAAAGCTGTTCACTGGCTCATTATG TCTCGAAGAAGACTGAATCTGTCCTTTGAGAGTGTGTTTGATGCGGTCAACTATCTCGACAGATTCATCTCCTTGAAGAAATGCCAG GAATGGAAATGCTGGATGTTTGACCTGCTCTCAGTTGCATGCTTATCAGTTGCGACGAAATTCAATGAAACAGACCCTCCTCCCTTGCATGAAATACAG ATGGAGGGCGTTGAGAATTTGTTGGTATCGGATCTTATCCAACGGATGGAATTGACGCTGCTAGAGGCTTTAGGATGGCGGCTATCTTCTACAACCCCATACTCTTACCTGCATCTCCTCACTGCTTCTTTCCGGTTTCAACAAACCCTACCGGAGCCGGAGGTGGAGGAACTCCGGTCACATATTACCGATATGCTCCTCGGGTCTCTTTTAG ACCCGAAATTCCTGGAGTTTCGACCTTGTGTTCTTGCTCAAACGGCACTGAAATACAGTCTTGAAGAGTTTCTCCCACGGGAAACGAACACTTGTTGTTTCAACCATTTTACAGCTCTTATTCCTCAAGATCACAAG AATGATCTGGAGAAGTGCGAAATAATGATGGACAAAGGAGTGATTCAAAACGTTAGGACTTGTGGGAGACTTTATTGCCCATCAAGCCCAGTAACTGTTTTGACAACCAAGCAGTGTGATTGCTCCCTCCTCCTCATCAATAATGTGCAACAAACACTCAAAATTGACCTTGGATCATCATCCATTAAGAAAAGGAAGAGAGACCCAGAAGACAACTCCGATGTTTGA